The proteins below come from a single Acuticoccus sediminis genomic window:
- a CDS encoding carboxymuconolactone decarboxylase family protein produces MSDIDQVEQKRGYLLPYHRMLAAHDPELLTLYDAFYTRLTLVEKTLPPREKEIVWIALLAAAREGVGKLHLERGVAAGLSLAEIRASVALSAASESWAATAFAAEHWAEFTPPEKMLGAYRALVEAARGPIEPRVAELALLLCHAARAADAPMRHHLSTYFAAGGEAGALAEALAFLFLPMGANLLIEAVAIWAAAAPDLGIPAPY; encoded by the coding sequence ATGAGCGACATCGACCAAGTGGAACAGAAGCGCGGCTACCTGCTGCCCTATCACCGGATGCTGGCAGCGCACGACCCGGAGCTGCTCACCCTCTACGACGCCTTCTACACGCGCCTGACGCTGGTCGAGAAGACGCTGCCGCCGCGCGAGAAGGAGATCGTCTGGATCGCGCTGCTGGCCGCCGCGCGCGAAGGTGTCGGCAAGCTGCACCTCGAGCGCGGGGTCGCGGCGGGGCTGTCGCTGGCGGAGATCCGGGCGTCGGTCGCGCTGTCGGCGGCGTCCGAATCCTGGGCGGCGACGGCCTTCGCGGCGGAGCACTGGGCCGAGTTCACCCCGCCCGAGAAGATGCTCGGCGCCTACCGCGCGCTGGTCGAGGCGGCGCGCGGGCCGATCGAGCCGCGCGTCGCCGAGCTGGCCCTCCTCCTGTGCCACGCAGCGCGCGCCGCCGATGCGCCGATGCGCCACCACCTGTCGACCTACTTCGCCGCCGGCGGCGAGGCGGGAGCGCTGGCCGAGGCGCTCGCCTTCCTGTTCCTGCCGATGGGCGCCAACCTCCTGATCGAAGCGGTGGCGATCTGGGCGGCGGCGGCGCCCGATCTCGGCATCCCCGCGCCGTATTGA
- a CDS encoding carboxymuconolactone decarboxylase family protein yields MDELEELEARLAALKAERGYLLPHHGLMATFAPDLLEAYGAAYRAMTLTDRVLSPHEKEFVWLTILIATDEAEATHHVAKFYAAGGTDREVEAVVRLTALVRGAAAYRFVTDAWQRHLNTWDGAAAERAAGIAVAAEFGVAPGLVLLADAAMRVCLDDWDGLGRALVDLSAAGVEEAKIAEALSLTMFPGSVPRFVRAAGVWLTLIREGKVAASPRTRAWAALSGQGGYDEAAS; encoded by the coding sequence GCTGCCGCATCACGGACTGATGGCGACCTTCGCCCCCGATCTCCTGGAGGCCTACGGCGCGGCCTATCGGGCGATGACGCTGACCGACCGCGTCCTCTCCCCCCACGAGAAGGAATTCGTCTGGCTGACCATCCTGATCGCCACGGACGAGGCCGAGGCGACGCACCATGTCGCCAAGTTCTACGCCGCCGGCGGCACCGACCGCGAGGTCGAGGCGGTGGTCCGGCTCACGGCCCTAGTGCGCGGCGCGGCCGCCTACCGGTTCGTGACGGACGCCTGGCAGCGCCACCTGAACACCTGGGACGGAGCCGCCGCCGAGCGCGCCGCCGGCATCGCCGTGGCGGCCGAATTCGGCGTCGCGCCCGGCCTCGTGCTCCTCGCCGACGCCGCGATGCGCGTGTGCCTCGACGACTGGGACGGCCTCGGCCGGGCCCTCGTCGACCTCTCCGCCGCCGGCGTCGAGGAGGCGAAGATCGCCGAGGCGCTCTCGCTGACGATGTTCCCGGGCAGCGTGCCGCGTTTCGTCCGCGCGGCGGGCGTATGGCTGACGCTCATCCGCGAGGGGAAGGTGGCGGCCTCGCCCCGGACGCGCGCCTGGGCGGCACTTTCGGGACAGGGCGGCTACGACGAGGCGGCATCATGA